In one window of Geotrypetes seraphini chromosome 3, aGeoSer1.1, whole genome shotgun sequence DNA:
- the LOC117357037 gene encoding aquaporin-2-like: MWELRSIAFTRAVFAEFLATLMLILFGLGSALNWPAAPPSMLQIALAFGLAVGTLVQIVGHVSGAHLNPAVTLAFLIGSHISFLRAAFYVAAQLLGAVAGAAILHEITPPNVRGNLAINTLNNGTTSGKAATMELFLTLQLILCIFASTDDRRIDHVGSPSISIGLSVALGHLLGIYYTGCSMNPARSFAPAVITGNLDDQWVFWVGPLSGALLGSLIYNYILIPNTKTFSERLAILRGTFEQEEEWDERDARRRQSMELHSPPTLSRITVKA, encoded by the exons ATGTGGGAGCTTCGCTCAATTGCCTTCACTCGAGCAGTTTTTGCTGAATTTTTAGCCACACTAATGCTTATTCTGTTTGGGCTAGGATCTGCCCTAAACTGGCCAGCGGCACCTCCGAGCATGCTGCAGATTGCGCTAGCCTTTGGCCTGGCTGTAGGCACCCTGGTTCAGATTGTGGGGCACGTCAGCGGAGCACATCTCAACCCAGCTGTGACCCTAGCATTTCTAATTGGCTCCCATATCTCCTTCCTGAGAGCTGCGTTCTACGTGGCCGCCCAATTGTTGGGAGCCGTGGCAGGGGCTGCCATATTGCATGAGATCACCCCTCCAAATGTCCGAGGAAATTTGGCCATTAATACT TTGAACAATGGCACAACTTCAGGAAAAGCTGCAACTATGGAGCTGTTTCTCACCCTCCAGCTGATCCTCTGTATTTTTGCTTCAACTGATGATCGTAGAATTGATCATGTGGGTTCCCCATCTATATCCATCGGTCTGTCAGTTGCTCTGGGGCACTTGCTAGGG aTATACTACACAGGCTGCTCTATGAACCCTGCCCGATCCTTTGCTCCAGCAGTGATAACAGGGAACCTAGATGATCAATGG GTGTTCTGGGTGGGACCTCTGAGTGGTGCTCTCCTGGGATCTCTGATTTATAACTACATCTTGATCCCCAACACAAAGACTTTTTCCGAGAGACTAGCCATCCTGAGGGGAACATTTGAACAAGAGGAAGAGTGGGATGAAAGAGATGCTCGCAGAAGACAATCCATGGAGCTTCATTCTCCCCCAACCCTGTCCAGAATAACAGTAAAAGCCTGA